Proteins encoded by one window of Simiduia curdlanivorans:
- a CDS encoding DUF3313 family protein: protein MGKVIAIVANRLKPVFCALLLVSMLAPIAQAESELPEVSSDGLHLLKTSKVRVAYVKPGVDLTHYSKVKLLDCYVDFKKNWQKEYNLDEVGLSGQVKDKDAEKIKDKLAAEFRTVFTESLTKAGYPVVEDIGSGVLLLRPALLNVDVSAPDILTAGPSRTLVKSAGDMTLFLELYDASTSTLLARIIDPRADNQAYAKLASGVTNKAAADRILRTWANLLAENLADVREKAVAK from the coding sequence ATGGGTAAAGTAATTGCTATTGTGGCGAATCGGCTCAAACCGGTTTTCTGTGCTCTATTGTTGGTTTCTATGCTCGCGCCGATTGCGCAGGCAGAGAGTGAGCTGCCGGAGGTGAGTAGTGATGGCTTACACCTACTAAAAACGAGTAAGGTGCGCGTTGCCTATGTTAAACCCGGTGTTGATCTCACCCACTACAGCAAGGTGAAGCTGCTCGACTGCTATGTTGATTTTAAGAAAAATTGGCAGAAAGAGTACAACCTCGATGAGGTGGGTTTAAGTGGCCAGGTAAAAGATAAAGATGCCGAAAAGATAAAGGATAAATTGGCCGCTGAATTTCGTACCGTGTTTACCGAGTCGCTCACAAAGGCGGGCTATCCGGTAGTAGAGGATATTGGTTCAGGTGTATTACTACTTCGGCCTGCGCTACTTAACGTTGACGTAAGTGCTCCGGATATTTTGACCGCTGGGCCATCGCGTACCTTGGTGAAATCTGCGGGTGATATGACCTTGTTTTTAGAGTTATATGACGCATCAACCAGCACGTTACTGGCTCGTATTATCGATCCACGGGCGGATAATCAAGCCTACGCGAAACTGGCCTCCGGGGTGACGAATAAGGCTGCCGCGGATCGAATTTTGCGTACCTGGGCAAATCTGTTGGCGGAAAATCTTGCCGATGTGCGCGAAAAAGCCGTTGCAAAGTAG
- a CDS encoding substrate-binding periplasmic protein, whose protein sequence is MASYLFGIGCALTLLASWGSAGEFSELKAGIPENLPEVHLENGKLISPHASLRQLHCIEENLPYAIRWEAYPAARLMHVLQSGSVDFALPLSVSPERDADFGKFIHLGTNSDLLVRLEQLPGENKDTVVGAMRGTIQAQIAQERGFGVMKVNEIDVLIKLLRAKRVDAIILTEKYFNANAQTWVEPVHSTLFRTELFGIYFSKSVAKKVVDDFALVAHLCRNAAQMKTIATD, encoded by the coding sequence ATGGCTAGCTATCTGTTTGGTATCGGCTGCGCACTGACTTTGCTGGCTTCATGGGGCAGCGCAGGCGAATTCTCTGAGCTTAAGGCAGGTATTCCAGAAAATCTTCCGGAAGTTCACCTTGAAAATGGAAAATTAATAAGCCCTCATGCGTCTTTGCGACAGCTGCATTGCATTGAAGAAAATTTGCCCTACGCCATTCGCTGGGAGGCTTATCCTGCGGCAAGGTTGATGCATGTTTTGCAGTCTGGCAGCGTTGATTTCGCTCTTCCATTATCCGTATCGCCAGAACGAGACGCCGACTTTGGAAAATTTATTCACTTAGGAACAAACTCGGATCTATTGGTGCGTCTAGAGCAGCTACCTGGGGAAAATAAAGATACTGTTGTCGGCGCTATGCGCGGGACTATACAAGCGCAAATTGCACAGGAACGCGGCTTTGGCGTCATGAAAGTGAATGAAATAGACGTGTTAATAAAGCTCTTACGTGCAAAGCGAGTGGATGCCATTATCCTCACTGAAAAATATTTCAACGCCAACGCACAGACCTGGGTAGAACCTGTCCATTCAACACTGTTTAGAACCGAACTTTTCGGCATCTATTTCTCAAAAAGTGTGGCCAAGAAAGTTGTCGATGATTTTGCGTTAGTGGCTCACCTTTGTCGTAATGCGGCGCAGATGAAAACCATTGCAACAGATTAA
- a CDS encoding polysaccharide lyase family 7 protein translates to MKLFTIGLITATLIGCGGGGSSNSTNTPVTPAPTPTPAPTPTPTPTPTPTPTPTPTPTPTPTPTPTPTPTPTPTEILTAPYRAVPSFQSVLDASKLQAPTSSTLIAQGNFDSDSAWNSYFYSSNLKPNSVTFTVEGLSQRSELRQMSEWYTKDAGNRMKGSFTIDNPLSGNVDQLTFMQIHDSEAFNKPLLRLVWLRQRNGISDHLWAVIKDDLIAAGAYTYVDLGSYNSAGHSAEIAVANNKMTISVDDVVKVNARDVSYWQDLSSYFKAGVYLQSDGRATVNFTALDYFRTGSLNASLPPSGNFNLDQWKLTLPYSKDIYFGSGGSNAAEIKPFDLNPDGIAPLNDGFIDTDTFATGSDGAMQFSVDLADPRLASTANSTYARSELRELYDWQAGESDSSANWSPTGTHRLTAKVSVTDYFSGDPQVVVGQIHAKDSSKALVKLQWDGPTKPVRAIINQNPDSGDPFNLSFGTPGTETFDYTISLSDDQLSITVNGVTQSVAFGTELSSDWRDHVYYFKIGNYAQAAIGSAGKFVVNVYELSVAHSGS, encoded by the coding sequence ATGAAGTTATTTACCATCGGCCTAATCACGGCAACTCTTATAGGCTGCGGCGGCGGAGGCTCCTCCAACTCCACTAACACACCGGTAACGCCGGCGCCGACGCCAACACCGGCGCCAACGCCAACGCCAACGCCAACGCCAACGCCAACGCCAACGCCAACGCCAACGCCAACGCCAACGCCAACGCCAACGCCAACGCCAACGCCAACGCCAACGCCAACAGAAATTTTAACCGCTCCCTATCGCGCCGTGCCAAGCTTTCAATCGGTTTTAGATGCCTCAAAATTGCAGGCGCCCACCAGCAGTACGCTGATAGCCCAAGGCAACTTTGATAGCGACTCGGCTTGGAATAGCTATTTCTACAGCAGCAACCTAAAACCCAATAGCGTCACCTTTACCGTTGAAGGCTTAAGCCAGCGTTCGGAACTGCGCCAAATGAGCGAGTGGTATACCAAGGATGCAGGCAATCGCATGAAGGGAAGCTTCACTATAGACAACCCCTTAAGCGGCAACGTAGATCAGCTTACCTTCATGCAAATTCACGATTCAGAAGCCTTCAATAAACCTCTGCTCAGATTAGTTTGGCTGCGCCAGCGCAACGGTATTAGCGATCATTTATGGGCGGTAATTAAAGACGACTTAATAGCAGCCGGCGCCTATACCTATGTCGATCTCGGCAGTTATAACAGCGCTGGTCACAGCGCGGAAATCGCGGTGGCCAACAATAAAATGACCATCAGCGTGGATGATGTGGTGAAAGTTAATGCGCGCGATGTCAGCTATTGGCAAGATCTCAGCAGCTATTTTAAAGCAGGCGTGTATTTACAATCCGATGGCCGCGCGACGGTTAATTTTACTGCACTCGATTACTTTCGCACCGGCAGCCTCAACGCCAGCCTACCGCCCTCGGGTAACTTTAATCTCGACCAGTGGAAGCTGACCCTGCCTTACTCGAAGGATATTTACTTTGGCAGCGGTGGCTCGAACGCCGCAGAAATCAAACCCTTCGACTTAAATCCAGACGGCATAGCGCCTTTAAACGATGGCTTCATCGACACCGACACCTTTGCGACCGGTAGCGATGGCGCCATGCAATTCAGCGTCGATCTGGCCGACCCACGCCTAGCCTCCACCGCCAATTCAACCTACGCGCGCAGCGAACTGCGCGAACTGTACGATTGGCAAGCCGGCGAAAGCGACAGCAGCGCCAATTGGTCACCCACCGGCACCCATAGGCTAACAGCGAAGGTATCGGTAACAGACTATTTCAGCGGCGACCCACAAGTGGTGGTTGGCCAAATACACGCTAAAGACTCGAGCAAAGCACTGGTTAAACTACAGTGGGACGGCCCCACCAAACCCGTGCGCGCCATCATCAACCAAAACCCAGATAGCGGCGACCCCTTCAATTTAAGCTTCGGCACACCGGGCACAGAGACGTTCGATTACACCATCAGTCTAAGCGATGACCAACTGTCGATCACCGTCAACGGCGTCACCCAATCCGTTGCCTTCGGCACCGAACTGAGTAGCGATTGGCGCGATCATGTTTACTATTTCAAGATTGGCAACTACGCCCAAGCCGCTATTGGGTCGGCGGGAAAGTTTGTGGTGAATGTCTACGAATTGAGTGTCGCGCATAGCGGTAGCTAG
- a CDS encoding arylsulfatase — protein MRKSRSRLHIKALSLIAGTLVSCAAFAADKPNIVVIWGDDIGQSNVSAYSHGMMGYKTPNIDSIAKEGMMFTDYYAEQSCTAGRAAFIMGQNVYRTGLSKVGMPGAEMGMHEKDPTIAELLKGQGYATAQFGKNHLGDKDKHLPSNHGFDEFYGNLYHLNAEEEPEQRDYPKDPEFKKKFGPRGVIHSFADGRIIDTGPLTKKRMETIDDDIAKRSADWIETQAKGDKPFFVWVNFTHMHFRTHAKPESVGQAGRWQSNYHDVMIDHDKNVGTVLAAIDKAGMKDKTIVFYSTDNGPHMNTWPDAGTTPFRGEKNTNWEGAYRVPAMVRWPGHIKPGTISNEIMSHIDWLPTLLAATGETNIKDKLMKGHKADGKKFKVMLDGYNFLPYLTGKEDKAPRKEFFYFSDDGELTGLRFDNWKVVFQQQREVGTLNIWAEPFTKTRMPILFNLRTDPYENATITSNTYWDWYLDRAFLLIPAQAYVAKHFETYVKFPPRQSAASFTIDQDAIIRQLTPPSH, from the coding sequence ATGAGAAAGAGTAGATCCCGCCTGCATATTAAAGCGCTCAGCTTAATTGCAGGAACCCTCGTAAGCTGCGCGGCATTTGCCGCCGATAAACCCAACATCGTGGTGATATGGGGTGATGACATTGGCCAGAGTAATGTCAGCGCCTATAGCCACGGCATGATGGGATATAAGACCCCCAATATCGATAGCATCGCCAAAGAGGGCATGATGTTTACCGATTACTACGCCGAGCAAAGCTGCACTGCCGGCCGTGCGGCCTTTATCATGGGGCAAAATGTCTATAGAACAGGGTTAAGTAAAGTCGGTATGCCCGGTGCGGAAATGGGCATGCATGAGAAGGACCCCACTATTGCCGAGCTACTAAAAGGCCAGGGCTATGCCACAGCACAATTCGGCAAAAATCATTTAGGCGATAAAGATAAACATCTGCCAAGTAACCATGGCTTTGATGAGTTCTACGGCAATCTTTACCATTTAAATGCCGAGGAAGAACCCGAGCAACGGGACTATCCGAAGGACCCAGAGTTTAAGAAAAAGTTTGGCCCGCGCGGTGTGATTCATAGTTTTGCCGACGGCCGCATTATTGATACCGGGCCACTGACTAAAAAGCGCATGGAAACCATCGATGACGATATTGCCAAGCGCTCAGCAGACTGGATTGAAACGCAAGCCAAAGGCGATAAGCCCTTCTTCGTTTGGGTGAACTTTACCCACATGCACTTTCGCACCCATGCCAAGCCTGAAAGTGTCGGCCAGGCCGGTAGATGGCAAAGCAATTATCACGACGTCATGATTGATCACGACAAAAACGTCGGCACAGTGCTTGCCGCCATCGACAAAGCGGGAATGAAAGACAAAACCATTGTGTTTTATTCCACCGATAACGGCCCACACATGAACACCTGGCCCGATGCCGGCACTACACCTTTCCGCGGAGAAAAAAATACCAACTGGGAAGGCGCCTATCGCGTACCGGCAATGGTTCGCTGGCCCGGTCACATCAAACCAGGCACGATATCGAATGAGATTATGTCTCATATTGATTGGCTGCCAACCTTGTTAGCAGCCACTGGCGAGACCAACATCAAAGACAAGCTGATGAAAGGTCACAAAGCCGATGGCAAGAAGTTCAAGGTTATGCTCGATGGCTACAACTTCCTGCCTTATCTAACAGGCAAAGAAGACAAAGCGCCACGCAAGGAATTTTTCTATTTTTCTGACGATGGCGAACTTACCGGTCTTCGCTTCGACAACTGGAAGGTTGTGTTCCAGCAGCAGCGAGAAGTGGGAACCTTGAACATTTGGGCTGAACCCTTTACCAAAACCCGTATGCCAATTCTCTTTAACTTGCGCACAGACCCGTACGAAAACGCGACCATCACCTCGAACACCTATTGGGATTGGTACCTAGATCGCGCTTTCCTGTTAATTCCAGCACAGGCCTACGTGGCTAAGCATTTTGAAACCTATGTGAAGTTTCCGCCGCGCCAGAGTGCAGCAAGTTTTACCATCGACCAAGATGCGATTATTCGACAGTTAACCCCTCCGTCGCACTAA
- a CDS encoding alpha/beta hydrolase: protein MRRQHLGKFLLALTAALLLVMIGIATSTQAKLFIVNQMALAQDMQRYTAIAYGSEAEQRLDIYTPLNSLSAGNLPVVVFFYGGCWGACETLPKANYAFVAQTLTLHGIVVVIADYRLFPKVRFPSIIDDARNAVEWTHQHIDQYGGNPKQIFLMGHSAGAHLAAMLAMNQAYLSTETYADVSGFIGLAGPYNFLPFDEAYMPELFGPPLTERESQPITYVDGSEPPSLLLYGAADTRVKPVNIEGLYKRLEAANSVVNKRIYQGVGHADIIASFSIPLRRENPVVLDAIQFIKSIQTK, encoded by the coding sequence ATGCGACGTCAGCATCTCGGAAAATTTCTATTGGCTTTAACTGCAGCACTCCTATTGGTGATGATCGGTATTGCAACATCAACTCAGGCTAAATTATTTATTGTTAATCAAATGGCTCTCGCTCAAGACATGCAGCGCTACACCGCCATCGCCTACGGCTCGGAAGCGGAACAACGGCTAGATATTTACACGCCCCTCAATAGTCTCAGCGCCGGCAACTTACCCGTTGTGGTATTTTTCTACGGCGGTTGTTGGGGTGCCTGCGAGACGCTGCCAAAGGCAAACTATGCGTTTGTGGCACAAACCTTAACCCTGCACGGCATCGTTGTGGTTATTGCAGATTATCGACTATTTCCCAAGGTGCGCTTTCCTAGCATTATTGATGACGCCAGAAACGCGGTCGAGTGGACACACCAACACATTGATCAATACGGCGGCAACCCGAAACAAATATTTCTAATGGGCCACTCAGCCGGCGCACATTTGGCGGCCATGCTGGCGATGAATCAGGCTTACCTGAGCACGGAAACCTACGCAGACGTAAGCGGCTTTATTGGCCTAGCCGGCCCGTACAATTTCTTACCCTTTGACGAGGCTTACATGCCCGAACTGTTCGGCCCGCCTCTCACCGAGCGCGAGTCGCAGCCCATTACCTATGTAGACGGCTCCGAACCACCCAGCCTGTTGCTCTACGGCGCCGCCGACACAAGGGTGAAACCAGTCAATATTGAAGGTCTATATAAACGGCTAGAAGCCGCAAACAGCGTCGTCAATAAGCGCATTTATCAGGGTGTTGGCCACGCGGATATTATCGCAAGCTTTTCAATTCCCCTGAGGCGCGAAAATCCCGTGGTTTTAGACGCCATTCAATTTATAAAGTCAATCCAAACTAAATAA
- a CDS encoding class II aldolase/adducin family protein has product MNSKTNNIVMNADLDTMGQAAGSIEAERLHRKRQLVAAFRLFGKFGFDEGVAGHITVRDPEKTDHFWVNPMGVSFKQITLSQLLLVSHEGEVVEGNGFLNGAAFTIHSHVHGARPDVVAAAHAHSVHGKAWSSLGRLLDPITQDACAFYEDHALYDDFGGVALEMEEGERIAKALGDKKAAILQNHGLITVGQTVEAAAWWYITMERSCQAQLLAEAAGKPKLIAPKVAKKTWETVGSPIAGQFQFSPLFNVISAEQPDMFD; this is encoded by the coding sequence ATGAATTCCAAAACCAATAACATTGTGATGAATGCCGATCTAGATACCATGGGCCAGGCGGCTGGCTCTATTGAGGCTGAACGGCTGCACCGCAAGCGTCAGCTGGTGGCGGCTTTTCGGTTGTTTGGTAAATTTGGCTTTGACGAGGGCGTGGCGGGCCATATCACCGTGCGCGACCCAGAAAAAACCGACCACTTCTGGGTTAACCCCATGGGCGTCTCCTTCAAGCAGATCACCCTATCGCAGTTGCTGTTAGTCAGCCACGAAGGCGAAGTAGTTGAAGGCAATGGTTTTCTCAACGGTGCCGCGTTTACCATTCACTCCCATGTTCATGGCGCGCGACCAGACGTAGTTGCCGCTGCACATGCGCACTCTGTGCACGGCAAAGCCTGGTCTTCTTTGGGGCGGCTACTCGACCCAATCACACAGGATGCCTGCGCCTTTTATGAAGACCACGCGCTCTATGATGATTTTGGCGGTGTGGCTTTGGAAATGGAGGAGGGCGAGCGCATAGCGAAGGCTCTGGGTGATAAAAAGGCTGCCATCTTGCAAAATCATGGCTTAATTACCGTGGGCCAAACCGTTGAGGCGGCGGCTTGGTGGTACATCACCATGGAGCGCAGCTGCCAAGCTCAGCTGCTCGCAGAAGCCGCCGGTAAGCCTAAGTTGATTGCGCCTAAGGTAGCCAAGAAAACCTGGGAGACGGTGGGCTCGCCCATTGCTGGGCAATTCCAGTTTTCGCCCTTGTTTAACGTGATTAGCGCCGAGCAACCAGACATGTTTGATTAA
- a CDS encoding zinc-binding dehydrogenase — MSKALQLFSEIKQTGELIVSLQEVAVPEPASGQVLVRMQAAPINPSDMWPLFGPAELREAKLSDDGLSLRAPVLQSWVGAMKSRWNQALPVGNEGAGVVEKAGAGAEHLLGKTVAVMGGASYAQYCCVPMHSCLPHQAGVTAREAAASFVNPLTALGMVETMRMEGHTALVHTAAASNLGQMLNRICQEDKVPLVNVVRKPEQAELLKAQGATFVVDSSRETYRKDLYAAIAATGATLAFDATGGGELASDILATMEAYLSRDAQGLNTYGSEALKQVYLYGALDVSPTVLRRAYGMSWAVGGWLLPRFIAKVGMARAAELQKRVASSIKTTFASQFTEQVSLRDMLKPEVIARYTAKKTGTKFLVNPDA, encoded by the coding sequence ATGAGTAAGGCACTACAACTTTTTTCTGAAATCAAGCAAACCGGCGAGTTGATTGTGAGTTTGCAGGAGGTGGCGGTGCCTGAGCCGGCGTCGGGTCAGGTGTTGGTGCGCATGCAGGCGGCGCCGATCAATCCCTCTGACATGTGGCCCTTGTTTGGCCCGGCCGAGCTGCGCGAAGCCAAGCTGAGCGACGATGGCCTGAGCTTGCGCGCGCCGGTGTTGCAGTCTTGGGTGGGGGCGATGAAATCTCGCTGGAATCAGGCCTTGCCGGTAGGTAATGAGGGCGCCGGCGTGGTGGAAAAAGCCGGTGCCGGCGCCGAGCACTTACTGGGTAAAACCGTGGCGGTGATGGGTGGTGCTAGCTACGCGCAATATTGCTGCGTGCCTATGCACAGCTGCCTACCCCACCAAGCCGGCGTGACGGCGCGCGAGGCGGCGGCTTCCTTTGTCAATCCACTAACGGCCTTGGGCATGGTTGAAACCATGCGCATGGAGGGGCACACCGCGCTGGTGCACACAGCGGCGGCGTCAAATCTTGGCCAGATGCTTAACCGCATTTGCCAAGAGGATAAGGTGCCTTTGGTGAATGTGGTGCGTAAACCTGAGCAGGCTGAATTGCTTAAAGCGCAAGGCGCGACCTTTGTGGTGGACAGCAGCCGCGAAACCTATCGCAAAGATCTTTACGCCGCCATTGCCGCCACTGGCGCTACTTTGGCGTTTGATGCCACTGGCGGCGGCGAGTTAGCGAGCGATATTCTCGCCACCATGGAGGCTTATTTAAGCCGTGATGCTCAAGGTTTAAATACCTACGGCTCGGAAGCGCTAAAGCAGGTCTATTTATACGGCGCACTGGATGTAAGCCCGACAGTATTGCGGCGTGCCTATGGCATGAGCTGGGCTGTGGGTGGCTGGCTGCTGCCGCGCTTTATTGCCAAGGTGGGCATGGCGCGTGCGGCAGAGCTACAAAAACGCGTGGCCTCATCGATTAAAACCACCTTCGCTAGCCAGTTTACCGAGCAGGTAAGTTTGCGCGATATGTTAAAGCCCGAGGTGATTGCGCGCTACACGGCGAAGAAAACCGGCACCAAATTTTTAGTCAATCCAGACGCATAA
- a CDS encoding HAD family hydrolase, whose product MKPFTYNSNPRLLLAFIISTLLLGLLACKDQTSIASSLPSWHDNENSQRLFQFITDVSNTNNKLYVAPKDRIAVFDNDGTLWSEQPAYFQLLFAMDRVRALAESSPELKAQWLEQQPYKAVLENDMKALAASGEKGLIELVMASHTGNDSATSEEYAAVVTQWIKTAKHPSTGKAYTDMVFQPMLELMSLLREKDFKVYIVSGGGVDFMRPWAEQVYGVAPENVIGSSVKLEYEYRNGNPVILRRPKLNFINDKAGKPIAIHQHIGKRPILAFGNSDGDLQMLQWTDANSLPHLSAYIHHTDAEREWAYDQDSPIGQLKQGLTQAAEKNWLVVDMKKDWRKIYPNDQNQ is encoded by the coding sequence GTGAAACCTTTCACCTATAACTCGAACCCGCGCTTGCTGCTTGCCTTCATAATATCCACCTTACTGTTAGGCTTATTAGCCTGCAAAGATCAGACATCAATTGCCAGCAGCCTCCCCTCTTGGCATGACAACGAGAACAGTCAAAGATTATTTCAATTCATTACCGACGTCAGCAATACAAACAACAAGCTCTATGTTGCACCAAAAGATCGCATTGCCGTCTTCGACAACGATGGCACCTTGTGGTCTGAGCAACCGGCATACTTTCAACTACTTTTTGCTATGGATCGGGTGCGCGCACTCGCCGAGTCATCGCCAGAACTGAAAGCTCAATGGCTCGAACAACAACCCTACAAAGCTGTGCTTGAAAATGACATGAAAGCGTTAGCGGCCAGTGGTGAGAAGGGTTTAATAGAACTGGTTATGGCTAGCCATACCGGCAACGATTCCGCTACCAGCGAAGAGTATGCAGCCGTTGTCACACAGTGGATAAAAACCGCCAAGCATCCAAGCACTGGCAAAGCTTATACCGACATGGTGTTCCAACCCATGCTCGAACTGATGAGCTTATTACGGGAAAAGGACTTTAAGGTTTATATCGTTTCCGGTGGCGGCGTCGATTTTATGCGCCCCTGGGCCGAACAGGTGTATGGCGTTGCGCCAGAAAATGTGATTGGTTCAAGCGTTAAATTGGAATACGAATACCGCAATGGCAACCCAGTTATTTTACGCAGGCCCAAGCTTAACTTTATCAATGACAAGGCTGGAAAACCCATCGCCATTCATCAACACATTGGCAAGCGCCCCATACTTGCCTTCGGTAATTCCGACGGTGATTTACAAATGCTGCAATGGACAGACGCCAACAGTCTGCCCCATTTGAGTGCCTACATTCACCATACTGATGCAGAGCGTGAATGGGCCTACGATCAAGACTCGCCTATCGGTCAACTCAAACAAGGGTTAACTCAAGCCGCTGAAAAAAACTGGCTGGTAGTCGACATGAAAAAGGACTGGCGAAAAATTTATCCCAATGACCAAAACCAGTAA
- a CDS encoding tetratricopeptide repeat protein — MHKNLRALYLAIIALPLGWHSAGQALDPSPKDDQITYVSSEACASCHQAEYQDWQQSHHWHAMQPASDKSVLGDFNNTEFIYNGITSRFYKREGKFFVLTDNAEGKLQEFEITYTFGIEPLQQYLIDFPDGRKQVLSIIWDTRAKAEGGQRWYHLYPEHELLQHGGSQLDPIDHQDALHWTGSYFNWNSRCAACHSTDLRKNYDAEKNTYKTTWQEVNIGCEACHGQGSQHLAWAKRGDKANPPASNAGFKLSLANKGVWSAIAALQTPEATTQTKKSLSTTLGRTGPSAEKQHQVCATCHSRRSELQQADVNKSFYDSHSLHLLESPQYFSDGQISDEVYVYGSFLQSKMYSEGVTCSNCHNPHSLALKVGKPGDSNGVCSQCHLPSYYDSSAHHHHEKQSAGAQCVSCHMPSETYMGVDVRHDHSFRIPRPTVSETAATPNACTQCHTDRDNQWAASAIDAWLKPLGKSQTSHSFANTFHRIQQRDAQAAPDLMAIALNKHQPDIARATAVLMHDGFFQHTDIEKLKTLLADSDPLVRAAAVRSIQAMPANYRFSLLSARLDEPVLSVRVELARQLADIPLAEIPPREAQLIEGLYKDFLASANFNADFPETQVALGLFYMAQGNYVQAEKSYNKALQLSANHLPALLNLADLYRGLDRDNEGEALLKRAISVQPTDANVHYSLGLLYVRATNLSGAKTELEQATKLQADNPRYAYTYALILEKINKTPEAIAFLETWQKTYPPHPEVTGVLNNLRQKK, encoded by the coding sequence ATGCATAAAAATCTAAGAGCCCTCTACTTAGCAATCATCGCCCTGCCACTTGGTTGGCACAGTGCAGGCCAAGCTCTCGATCCCTCGCCAAAAGACGACCAAATCACCTACGTGAGTAGTGAGGCCTGCGCTAGCTGTCACCAGGCCGAATATCAAGACTGGCAACAAAGCCATCACTGGCATGCCATGCAACCCGCCTCGGATAAAAGTGTGCTCGGCGATTTTAACAATACCGAATTTATCTACAACGGCATTACCAGTCGATTTTATAAACGCGAGGGTAAGTTTTTTGTCCTGACCGACAATGCAGAAGGAAAGCTACAGGAGTTCGAGATAACCTACACCTTCGGCATCGAGCCGTTACAGCAATATCTCATTGATTTTCCCGACGGGCGAAAGCAAGTACTGTCAATTATTTGGGATACCCGAGCGAAGGCCGAAGGCGGGCAGCGCTGGTATCACCTCTACCCGGAACATGAATTATTGCAACATGGCGGCAGCCAGCTAGACCCTATCGATCACCAAGACGCATTGCATTGGACTGGCAGCTATTTTAATTGGAATTCGCGCTGTGCCGCCTGCCACTCAACCGACCTTAGAAAAAATTACGATGCCGAAAAAAACACCTACAAAACCACCTGGCAGGAGGTGAATATCGGCTGCGAAGCCTGCCACGGCCAAGGTTCACAACACCTGGCTTGGGCTAAGCGTGGCGACAAAGCAAACCCACCCGCCAGCAATGCTGGATTTAAACTTTCCCTCGCCAACAAAGGTGTGTGGTCGGCTATTGCGGCGCTGCAAACGCCCGAAGCCACAACACAAACCAAAAAATCCCTTAGCACGACCTTAGGTCGCACTGGCCCATCGGCGGAAAAACAACACCAAGTTTGCGCCACCTGCCACTCGCGCCGCTCAGAGCTGCAGCAAGCCGATGTGAACAAATCATTTTACGATAGTCACAGCCTGCATCTATTAGAATCGCCACAATATTTTAGCGATGGCCAAATATCCGATGAGGTGTACGTATACGGTAGCTTTTTACAAAGCAAGATGTACAGCGAGGGCGTAACCTGTAGCAACTGCCACAACCCGCACTCACTCGCGTTAAAAGTCGGCAAGCCAGGCGACAGCAATGGGGTTTGCAGCCAATGCCATTTACCCAGCTACTACGACAGCAGCGCGCACCATCATCATGAAAAACAAAGCGCCGGCGCGCAGTGTGTCAGTTGTCATATGCCATCCGAAACTTATATGGGCGTAGATGTGCGTCACGATCACAGCTTCCGAATCCCAAGGCCGACTGTTAGCGAAACGGCGGCAACGCCAAATGCCTGCACCCAATGCCACACGGATAGAGACAATCAATGGGCAGCGAGCGCAATTGATGCTTGGTTAAAACCCTTGGGCAAAAGCCAAACCAGCCACAGCTTCGCCAATACCTTCCACAGAATCCAACAACGCGATGCGCAAGCGGCGCCCGATTTAATGGCCATTGCGCTGAATAAACATCAGCCCGACATAGCCCGCGCTACAGCCGTGTTAATGCACGATGGTTTTTTTCAGCACACCGATATCGAAAAACTGAAAACACTGCTGGCCGATAGCGACCCGCTGGTGCGCGCCGCGGCCGTTCGCTCAATTCAAGCGATGCCTGCAAATTATCGCTTTTCCCTGTTGAGCGCTAGGTTAGATGAGCCGGTTTTGTCTGTGCGCGTCGAACTCGCGCGGCAGCTAGCCGATATACCTTTGGCAGAAATTCCACCGCGAGAAGCGCAACTTATCGAAGGCCTCTATAAAGATTTTCTCGCAAGCGCCAACTTCAATGCCGACTTCCCAGAGACGCAAGTAGCCCTCGGCCTGTTCTACATGGCGCAGGGAAATTACGTACAGGCAGAAAAAAGCTATAACAAGGCACTGCAGCTATCGGCCAACCACTTACCCGCGCTGCTCAACCTCGCGGATCTGTACCGTGGTTTAGACCGCGACAACGAAGGTGAAGCGTTATTAAAACGGGCTATTAGTGTGCAGCCAACAGACGCTAACGTGCATTACTCACTTGGCCTGCTCTACGTGCGTGCGACGAATTTGTCCGGCGCAAAAACGGAATTAGAACAAGCTACCAAACTGCAAGCCGATAACCCTCGGTATGCTTACACCTATGCGCTTATTTTAGAGAAAATTAATAAAACACCGGAGGCCATTGCGTTCTTGGAAACCTGGCAAAAGACCTACCCGCCTCACCCAGAGGTTACCGGCGTACTTAACAATTTAAGGCAGAAAAAATAG